A stretch of Brachyspira suanatina DNA encodes these proteins:
- a CDS encoding HD domain-containing protein produces the protein MEILDLERAEYELNKAYKSNPTPWAEHSRYVAKAARIIASEYNKKSIDKKLDEDNSYIFGLLHDIGRYTGISAERHLIDGYKYCINYGWEKMAQICITHAFMIQDVNTAIGKFDMPEEDFKFLKNFVDNAVYDDYDLLIQLCDCLALPSGFCLLEKRFVDAALRYGTFPQSALRWKRVFEIKEYFENTIGTSIYNLLPNIKDNIF, from the coding sequence ATGGAAATATTAGATTTAGAAAGAGCCGAATACGAATTAAACAAAGCATATAAATCAAACCCTACTCCTTGGGCTGAACATTCAAGATATGTTGCTAAAGCTGCAAGAATAATAGCCTCTGAATACAATAAAAAATCAATAGATAAAAAATTAGACGAAGACAATTCATATATATTCGGGCTTTTGCATGATATAGGAAGATATACTGGAATAAGTGCAGAAAGGCATTTAATAGACGGATACAAATACTGTATTAATTACGGTTGGGAAAAGATGGCGCAAATATGCATCACACATGCTTTCATGATACAAGATGTTAATACTGCAATAGGAAAATTTGATATGCCTGAAGAAGATTTCAAATTTTTAAAAAATTTTGTTGACAATGCTGTATACGATGATTATGATTTACTTATTCAATTATGCGATTGTCTTGCTTTGCCTTCTGGATTTTGTTTGCTTGAAAAAAGATTCGTTGATGCTGCTTTAAGATATGGGACATTTCCGCAAAGTGCATTGAGGTGGAAAAGGGTATTTGAAATAAAAGAATATTTTGAAAATACAATAGGCACTTCAATTTACAATTTACTTCCGAACATAAAAGACAATATTTTCTAA